From Caulobacter segnis, a single genomic window includes:
- a CDS encoding glycosyltransferase family 61 protein produces MVASVDITDCDRVPLASALAGDGGRAARARLMDGGGIVLARPMLWPCAGEQMNADHMMDWPAPDIDLYVVRDVLCGGRGSHLTLDGQPLQARGPYPGYIKYWYDNDIAPANWAFTAPAKRRLERAFVIAHFNFVWGHWLTEMYPKLFLIQALEQAGITAPIVLPATAPAYVARIVRQLLPTHEIITYDPAREALAIDIALLPHMLHADYIFHDFLRWKLEEQALAWPRGGGFDKVFVSRAGLRAPGVFREMTNEAEIETIAQELGLTLLRPETIPWEQQARIFSRARVVAGEFGSGLHNALLSPTGCQVVSLNWLVEVQSRIGNFRRHDVGYILPSDGRPRLHTVETQSQPFTIDPAEFRAKLGLAVERAETKAAMAGWDDGPLAAPELRL; encoded by the coding sequence ATGGTCGCCAGCGTCGACATCACCGACTGCGACCGGGTCCCCCTGGCTTCGGCGCTCGCTGGCGATGGCGGCCGCGCCGCTCGCGCCAGGCTGATGGATGGCGGCGGCATCGTCCTGGCCCGGCCGATGCTGTGGCCGTGCGCGGGCGAGCAGATGAACGCCGACCACATGATGGACTGGCCGGCGCCGGACATCGATCTCTACGTGGTGCGCGACGTGCTGTGCGGCGGACGCGGCAGCCACCTGACCCTGGACGGCCAGCCCCTGCAGGCGCGAGGGCCTTATCCGGGCTACATCAAGTACTGGTACGACAACGACATCGCGCCCGCCAACTGGGCGTTCACGGCGCCGGCTAAGCGACGGCTGGAGCGGGCGTTCGTCATCGCCCACTTCAACTTCGTCTGGGGTCATTGGCTGACCGAGATGTACCCCAAGCTGTTCTTGATCCAGGCGCTGGAACAGGCGGGTATCACCGCGCCGATCGTGCTGCCCGCGACCGCGCCGGCCTATGTGGCGCGGATCGTCCGCCAGTTGCTGCCGACGCACGAGATCATCACCTACGACCCGGCCCGCGAGGCGCTGGCGATCGACATAGCCCTGCTGCCGCACATGCTGCACGCCGACTACATCTTCCATGACTTCCTGCGCTGGAAGCTGGAGGAACAGGCCCTGGCCTGGCCGCGCGGCGGCGGCTTCGACAAGGTGTTCGTCAGCCGCGCGGGCCTGCGCGCGCCGGGCGTCTTCCGCGAGATGACCAATGAGGCCGAGATCGAGACGATCGCGCAAGAGCTGGGCCTGACCCTGCTGCGGCCCGAGACCATCCCGTGGGAGCAGCAGGCCCGAATCTTCTCGCGCGCCCGCGTGGTGGCCGGCGAGTTCGGCTCGGGCCTGCACAACGCCCTGCTGTCACCGACGGGCTGTCAGGTGGTGTCGCTGAACTGGCTGGTCGAGGTGCAGTCGCGGATCGGCAACTTCCGCCGTCACGACGTGGGCTACATCCTGCCCAGCGATGGCCGGCCGCGCCTGCACACCGTGGAAACCCAGAGCCAGCCGTTCACGATCGATCCCGCCGAGTTCCGCGCCAAGCTGGGCTTGGCGGTCGAGCGCGCCGAGACCAAGGCCGCCATGGCCGGCTGGGATGATGGCCCGCTGGCTGCGCCGGAGCTGCGACTGTGA
- a CDS encoding response regulator yields the protein MKSSKVMIVEDEALVAMMVEDMLGDLGCEVAGSFGAVTDALAWLGSGEPSPDGAVLDVNIGGEMVFPVAEELRERGVPFVFATGYGDLPRKGFESVEVLAKPINVGALRKAVDKFQGDE from the coding sequence ATGAAGTCCAGCAAGGTGATGATCGTCGAGGACGAGGCGCTGGTGGCCATGATGGTCGAGGACATGCTCGGGGACCTGGGGTGCGAGGTCGCCGGCTCGTTCGGCGCCGTGACCGACGCCCTGGCCTGGCTGGGCAGCGGCGAACCCTCGCCCGACGGCGCGGTGCTGGACGTCAATATCGGCGGCGAGATGGTGTTCCCGGTCGCCGAGGAGCTGCGCGAGCGCGGCGTGCCGTTCGTGTTCGCCACCGGTTACGGCGACCTGCCGCGCAAGGGCTTCGAGAGCGTCGAGGTCCTGGCCAAGCCGATCAATGTCGGCGCCCTGCGCAAGGCCGTCGACAAATTCCAAGGCGACGAATAG
- a CDS encoding sensor histidine kinase, translated as MLTLIETIEALSATRTISEVAEVVRKAARRVSGADGVAFVLRDNDKCWYFDEDAIGPLWKGKRFPLTACISGWAMLNRQTVIIPDIYLDERIPHDAYRPTFVKSLVMTPVRLEDPVAAIGAYWAEEYVPSPETVKKLQVIARATASALESGRLHDSLVDARHHGTFLLQELDHRVKNTLAIVQSISRQTLRASPSPETFAEVFENRILALSQAHELLTRRAWGRAQLHEILEKALAPFSPDLADRFDVVGPALSFSAETSVSVHMTLHELAVNAAKHGALSTPEGRVVIRWTVDEAATPPMLTLTWREVDGPAVTGQPERRGFGTQMVERGLARDLGGKATLDFTPRGVVYTLRAPLSKRMSLAA; from the coding sequence TTGCTGACGCTCATCGAGACGATCGAGGCTCTGTCGGCGACCCGCACCATCAGCGAGGTGGCCGAGGTCGTCCGCAAGGCCGCCCGACGCGTCTCCGGCGCCGACGGCGTCGCGTTCGTGCTGCGCGACAACGACAAGTGCTGGTACTTCGACGAGGACGCCATCGGCCCGCTGTGGAAGGGCAAGCGCTTTCCGCTGACCGCCTGCATCTCGGGCTGGGCGATGTTGAACCGCCAGACGGTGATCATACCCGATATCTATCTGGACGAGCGCATCCCGCACGACGCCTACCGGCCGACCTTCGTCAAGAGCCTGGTCATGACGCCGGTGCGCCTGGAGGACCCGGTCGCCGCCATCGGCGCCTACTGGGCCGAGGAGTATGTCCCCTCGCCCGAGACCGTCAAAAAGCTGCAGGTGATCGCCCGCGCCACGGCCTCGGCCCTGGAGAGCGGGCGCCTGCACGACAGCCTGGTCGACGCCCGCCACCACGGCACCTTCCTGCTGCAGGAGCTGGACCATCGGGTGAAGAACACCCTGGCCATCGTCCAGTCGATCTCGCGCCAGACGCTGCGCGCCAGCCCGTCGCCCGAGACCTTCGCCGAGGTGTTCGAGAACCGGATCCTGGCCCTGTCGCAGGCGCACGAACTGCTGACCCGGCGCGCCTGGGGGCGCGCCCAGCTGCACGAGATCCTGGAAAAGGCGCTGGCGCCGTTCAGTCCCGACCTGGCCGACCGCTTCGACGTCGTCGGCCCGGCCCTGTCCTTCAGCGCCGAGACCTCGGTCTCGGTGCACATGACCCTGCACGAGCTGGCGGTGAACGCGGCCAAGCACGGCGCCCTGTCGACGCCGGAGGGCCGGGTGGTCATCCGCTGGACGGTCGACGAGGCGGCCACGCCGCCGATGCTGACCCTGACCTGGCGCGAGGTCGACGGTCCCGCTGTGACCGGCCAGCCGGAACGGCGCGGCTTCGGGACCCAGATGGTCGAGCGTGGCCTGGCCCGCGACCTGGGGGGCAAGGCCACCCTCGACTTCACGCCGCGAGGCGTGGTCTACACCCTGCGCGCGCCGCTTTCGAAGAGGATGAGTCTCGCCGCATGA
- a CDS encoding esterase-like activity of phytase family protein yields MRALLLAALLLTTPAVAAPRVSLIKACETPKEIVFQGGGYGGISGIDHEPRSDRWAFISDDKSEHGPSHFFLGRLDVRPGHPCGPVLETMVPLRREDGTTFPDRKDGAEAADGESIRFDPLSRDLVWSTEGDFDHGYPPSVRRMKADGTPLERTVVPDSLTFHAGGLTGARKNATVEGLTWSVDGWSMWLSMEWPLAQDGPIPSVAEGGLVRLTRLDRAGRVLAQYAYRIDPVQEASPVGVNDNGISEILTLDDHRLLVLERSGVKRADGRYGYHVRLYLADLAKAQDVAKIDSLATLPVRTVEKRLLLNFDRLGIRIDNLEAMAWGPRLKDGARTLVLASDDNYDANQINQILVLRFAP; encoded by the coding sequence GTGAGGGCGCTGCTCCTGGCCGCGCTGCTGCTGACCACGCCCGCCGTAGCCGCTCCGCGCGTTTCGCTGATCAAGGCCTGCGAGACGCCCAAGGAAATCGTGTTCCAGGGCGGCGGCTATGGCGGCATCTCGGGGATCGACCACGAGCCGCGATCGGACCGCTGGGCGTTCATCAGCGACGACAAGTCCGAGCACGGGCCGTCGCATTTCTTCCTGGGCCGGCTGGACGTCCGGCCCGGTCATCCGTGCGGCCCGGTGCTGGAGACGATGGTCCCGCTGCGCCGGGAGGACGGGACGACCTTCCCCGACCGCAAGGACGGCGCCGAAGCCGCCGACGGCGAGTCGATCCGTTTCGACCCGCTGAGCCGCGACCTCGTCTGGTCTACCGAGGGCGACTTCGATCACGGCTATCCGCCGTCGGTGCGGCGGATGAAGGCCGACGGGACGCCGCTTGAACGGACGGTGGTTCCCGACTCCCTGACCTTCCACGCCGGCGGCCTGACCGGCGCGCGCAAGAACGCCACGGTCGAGGGGCTGACCTGGTCCGTTGACGGATGGTCGATGTGGCTGTCGATGGAATGGCCGCTGGCTCAGGATGGTCCGATCCCCTCGGTCGCCGAGGGCGGTCTCGTGCGGCTGACCAGGCTGGATCGCGCGGGCAGGGTCCTGGCCCAGTACGCCTATCGCATCGATCCGGTGCAGGAGGCCTCGCCGGTGGGCGTGAACGACAACGGGATCAGCGAAATCCTGACCCTGGATGATCACCGTCTGCTGGTGCTGGAGCGCTCGGGTGTGAAGCGGGCCGACGGACGCTACGGCTATCATGTCCGCCTTTATCTGGCCGATCTGGCCAAGGCCCAGGACGTCGCCAAGATCGACAGCTTGGCGACCCTGCCGGTGAGGACGGTCGAGAAGCGGCTGCTGCTGAACTTCGATCGGCTCGGCATCCGGATCGACAATCTGGAAGCCATGGCCTGGGGGCCCCGCCTGAAGGACGGGGCCCGTACGTTGGTCCTGGCCTCGGACGACAACTATGACGCCAACCAGATCAACCAGATCCTGGTGCTGCGCTTCGCGCCCTAG
- a CDS encoding LysR family transcriptional regulator, which produces MRPVAPADLASFLAIARHKSFRRAADELGCTPSALSHALRGIEERLDLRLVNRTTRSVALTEAGERLFARVSPAFRDIDDALDDLNNFRGQPMGALRFNASRGAAELVLLPVVTRFMATQPGVKVEIMVDGALVDMVAEGCDAGIRFGETIAQDMVAVPIGGRQRTAIVAAPSFFERHPRPTSPEQLKDLPCIRFRFASGRLYHWEFERGGVELNIEVDGPLTLGDQGLMIQAALDGVGVAFAFEDQVIDLIAAGKLVRVLEDWCPYYGGFYLYYPSRRRAPAPLRAFIDFIREGG; this is translated from the coding sequence ATGCGTCCTGTCGCGCCCGCCGATCTCGCCAGCTTCCTGGCCATCGCCCGCCACAAGAGCTTTCGCCGCGCCGCCGACGAGCTGGGCTGCACGCCGTCGGCGCTGAGCCACGCCCTACGCGGCATCGAGGAGCGGCTGGACCTGCGCCTGGTCAACCGCACCACCCGCAGCGTCGCCCTGACCGAGGCCGGCGAGCGTCTGTTCGCCCGCGTCTCCCCGGCTTTCCGCGACATCGACGACGCCCTGGACGACCTCAACAACTTCCGGGGCCAGCCGATGGGCGCCTTGCGCTTCAACGCCTCGCGGGGCGCGGCCGAGCTGGTTTTGCTGCCGGTCGTGACCCGGTTCATGGCCACGCAGCCGGGCGTCAAGGTCGAGATCATGGTGGACGGCGCGCTGGTCGACATGGTCGCCGAGGGCTGCGACGCCGGCATCCGCTTTGGCGAGACCATCGCCCAGGACATGGTCGCCGTGCCGATCGGCGGACGCCAGCGCACGGCCATTGTCGCCGCGCCGTCCTTCTTCGAAAGGCATCCCCGGCCGACCTCGCCCGAACAGCTGAAGGACCTGCCCTGCATCCGTTTCCGCTTCGCCAGCGGCCGTCTCTATCACTGGGAGTTCGAGCGCGGCGGCGTCGAGCTGAACATCGAGGTCGACGGCCCACTGACCCTGGGCGACCAGGGGCTGATGATCCAGGCGGCGCTGGACGGGGTGGGGGTGGCCTTCGCCTTCGAGGATCAGGTCATCGACCTGATCGCGGCCGGCAAGCTGGTGCGCGTCCTGGAGGACTGGTGCCCCTACTACGGCGGCTTCTATCTCTACTATCCCAGCCGTCGCCGCGCGCCCGCGCCGCTGCGGGCTTTCATCGACTTCATCCGCGAGGGCGGGTGA
- a CDS encoding oxidoreductase, producing MRTWFITGASRGFGALIAQKALAAGDAVVATARDPQSVIGRIGQHPNLLAVALDVTDEAQAHAAAKAAVERFGRIDILVNNAGYGLLGAVEEATGAEVEALYRTNVFGLLAVTRAVLPHMRRQRSGRILNLSSVGGLRSGAGFGVYCSTKFAVEGLTEALAAELAPLGIFATAVEPGYFRTDFLDATSLSVSPASIADYHETAGATRVRAAQVSHAQPGDPERLAQVLVDFVDAENPPVRLPLGSDTAAATEAKAAELLEVVDAWRAVAVSTDFPADEAAA from the coding sequence ATGCGCACCTGGTTCATCACCGGCGCCTCGCGCGGCTTCGGCGCCCTGATCGCCCAGAAGGCCCTGGCTGCCGGCGACGCCGTCGTCGCCACCGCCCGCGATCCCCAAAGCGTCATCGGTCGGATCGGCCAGCACCCGAACCTGCTGGCCGTGGCCCTGGACGTCACTGACGAAGCCCAGGCTCACGCCGCCGCCAAGGCCGCCGTCGAGCGCTTCGGGCGCATCGACATCCTGGTCAACAACGCCGGCTACGGCCTGCTGGGCGCGGTCGAGGAGGCCACGGGCGCCGAGGTCGAGGCGCTCTATCGCACCAACGTCTTCGGCCTGCTGGCCGTGACCCGGGCCGTGCTGCCGCATATGCGCCGCCAACGTTCGGGTCGGATCCTAAACCTGTCGTCGGTGGGCGGTCTGCGCTCGGGCGCCGGCTTCGGCGTCTACTGCTCGACCAAGTTCGCGGTCGAAGGTCTGACCGAGGCCCTGGCCGCCGAGCTGGCGCCGCTGGGGATTTTCGCGACTGCCGTCGAGCCGGGCTATTTCCGCACCGACTTCCTGGACGCGACCTCGCTCAGCGTCAGCCCGGCCAGCATCGCCGACTATCACGAGACGGCGGGCGCCACGCGGGTCCGCGCGGCCCAAGTCAGCCACGCCCAGCCCGGCGACCCCGAACGCCTGGCCCAGGTGCTGGTCGACTTCGTGGACGCGGAGAATCCGCCGGTCCGCCTGCCGCTCGGCAGCGACACGGCGGCCGCGACCGAGGCCAAGGCCGCCGAACTGCTGGAGGTCGTCGACGCCTGGCGCGCGGTGGCGGTCTCGACCGACTTCCCGGCCGACGAAGCGGCCGCCTAG
- a CDS encoding DUF1795 domain-containing protein, translating into MYRIAEGSLTLASEWQDQSVNVLLPMDAKVHGANLVISRDRLPLGMTFRDYVAQMRQNFMAQLAGCEIFADTIGQVDGREAQLMELSWRSDGKPIHQVIALVLHEANAVLNFTGSIPGGRDEDTRDALISAITSFTFAP; encoded by the coding sequence GTGTATCGGATCGCCGAGGGATCGCTAACACTGGCCTCCGAGTGGCAGGACCAGAGCGTCAACGTGCTCTTGCCCATGGACGCCAAGGTGCATGGCGCAAATCTGGTCATCTCCAGGGATCGCCTACCGCTTGGTATGACGTTCCGCGATTATGTCGCTCAGATGCGCCAGAATTTCATGGCGCAGCTGGCTGGATGCGAGATTTTCGCCGACACGATCGGTCAAGTCGATGGTCGCGAGGCGCAGCTCATGGAGCTCAGTTGGCGCAGCGACGGCAAGCCCATCCACCAAGTCATCGCGCTGGTGCTGCACGAGGCCAATGCGGTCCTGAACTTCACCGGATCAATTCCAGGCGGGCGCGATGAGGACACTCGAGACGCGCTGATCTCAGCGATCACGTCGTTCACCTTCGCGCCGTGA
- a CDS encoding dicarboxylate/amino acid:cation symporter, translated as MKSIYVQVLIAIALGILVGALWPKVGVAVKPLGDGFIKLIKLVIAPVIFCTVAGGIARMGDIKAFGRVGVKALLYFEVVSTLALILGLVVGRTLRPGDGFNIDPATLDPSIAAGYVEKAKHAEGLVPYLLHLIPDTFVGAFAEGNLLQVLVVAILTGFACVRLGDFGDKVADVLEDTAKLFFGVIHVVVRLAPLGAFGAMGFTIGKYGVGALIQLGALVATFYITSILFVLVVLGAIAWASGFSILRFLAYIREELLIVLGTSSSESVLPQMMEKLEKAGARRSVVGLVIPTGYSFNLDGTNIYMTLATLFLAQATNTHVSLGQELALLGIAMLTSKGASGVTGAGFITLAATLAVVPDIPIAALAVLVGVDRFMSECRALTNLVGNGVATLVIARWEGALDRDRLSRVLNGEREPAEAASA; from the coding sequence CTGAAGTCGATCTACGTCCAGGTTCTGATCGCCATCGCCCTGGGGATCCTGGTGGGCGCGCTATGGCCCAAGGTCGGGGTGGCGGTGAAGCCGCTGGGCGACGGTTTCATCAAGCTGATCAAGCTGGTGATCGCGCCAGTGATCTTCTGCACCGTCGCGGGCGGCATCGCCCGGATGGGCGACATCAAGGCGTTCGGCCGCGTGGGGGTGAAGGCCCTGCTCTATTTCGAGGTGGTCTCGACCCTGGCCCTGATCCTGGGCCTGGTGGTCGGGCGCACCCTGCGGCCCGGCGACGGCTTCAACATCGATCCCGCGACGCTGGATCCGTCGATCGCCGCCGGCTACGTCGAGAAGGCCAAGCATGCCGAGGGCCTGGTCCCCTATCTGCTGCACCTGATCCCCGACACCTTCGTGGGCGCGTTCGCCGAGGGCAACCTGCTGCAGGTGCTGGTGGTGGCCATCCTGACCGGCTTCGCCTGCGTGCGGCTAGGCGACTTCGGCGACAAGGTCGCGGACGTGCTGGAAGACACCGCCAAGCTGTTCTTCGGCGTCATCCACGTGGTGGTGCGCCTGGCGCCGCTGGGCGCGTTCGGGGCCATGGGCTTCACGATCGGCAAGTACGGCGTCGGCGCCCTGATCCAGCTGGGCGCGCTGGTGGCGACCTTCTACATCACCTCGATCCTGTTCGTGCTGGTGGTGCTGGGCGCGATCGCCTGGGCCAGCGGCTTCTCGATCCTGCGCTTCCTGGCCTACATCCGCGAGGAACTGCTGATCGTGCTGGGCACCAGCTCGTCGGAGTCGGTGCTGCCGCAGATGATGGAAAAGCTGGAGAAGGCCGGCGCGCGACGCTCGGTCGTGGGCCTGGTCATTCCGACCGGCTACAGCTTCAACCTGGACGGCACCAACATCTACATGACCCTGGCCACCCTGTTCCTGGCCCAGGCGACCAACACCCACGTCTCGCTAGGCCAGGAGCTGGCCCTGCTGGGGATCGCCATGCTGACCTCGAAGGGCGCCTCGGGCGTCACCGGGGCCGGCTTCATCACCCTGGCGGCGACCCTGGCCGTCGTGCCCGACATCCCGATCGCGGCCCTGGCCGTGCTGGTCGGCGTGGACCGGTTCATGAGCGAGTGCCGGGCCCTGACCAACCTGGTTGGCAACGGCGTGGCCACCCTGGTGATTGCCCGCTGGGAAGGCGCCCTGGACCGCGACCGTTTGTCGCGTGTCCTGAACGGCGAAAGGGAGCCGGCCGAAGCAGCCTCGGCGTAA